GAGAAGATGTTGTACAGCGCCTTGTTGTCGATGGTCTTGCCCAGATTCTTGATGAAGACGTTGCCCACCCCGCTCTTGCGGAGCGAGGGGTCCCGCTGGGACCACATGATGCGCACCGGCCTGCCCTTGATGACATCAAAGTTCAGGGTCTCCAGGGCCCGCTTGGCGTCCACCGGTTGCTGGTAGTTGACATACGCGTAGCCCAAGGAACGGCGGGTGATCTTGTCCCTGCAAATGCGGATGGAGAGGATGGGCCCGGCCGGGCTGAACTTCTCGTACAGCATTGCCTCTGTCACCTCAGGGTGCAGGTCGCCCACGTACAGCGAGGCCATAGGAAAGTCCGGGTTCCTCTCGGAGCCCACACTCGCATCTGCATCTGCATCCGCGGCGAcagccgctgccgccgccgccgctgccacCTCCGCATCCGCATCCGCCTCCCGCAAGGGGGGCGCCGCAGCctctgcggcggcggcggcttcGGCCGCACTGGCCTCTGCCACCGACACGGCCGCTGCCGCCAAGGCggcctccgcctcctcccccgTCAGGGGGCTCGCTGCCTCCCCCAGGGTGGCCTCCGCCACTGCCTCCTCTACTGAGGCCTCGGCCTCCACCTCAGCCTCCAACTCTGCTTCCGCCTCCGCCACGGAGGCCTCCGCCACCGCCTCTGCCACGGTCGCCGCCGcagcctccgccgccgccgccgccgctgccgccaccgccgccgccacTGTCGCCGCTGTCGCCACGGTCGCGGGTGCCGCCAGGTCGCTGCCGCGACCTCCCTTCCCGCGAGCTGGTGGGGGGCGGAAAGGCGGGAGAGGGCAAGAGGGCAGGTGGCCGCCGGAACCCGGGCCGGGGACGCGAGCCAGAGCTGAGGCCGGGGACCCGGGGTCAGGAGATATGGCGAGTCCAAGTCACCTGGGATGGCGAGCGCTGCCAGGAGCGCGCCGATGCGAGTCGCCGCAGCTTGCAGCCTGCAACCTGCAGACTGCAGCCTGCCGCTAGctgccgccgccgcggccgccgccgccgccgccgccgccgccgccgggtcGTGGGCTAGCGtgcggggcgcgggcgggcgggcaggcggtgtgtgatggggggcggggggtgttgGCGTCTGTGGTCCGGGCAGCTG
This DNA window, taken from Equus przewalskii isolate Varuska chromosome X, EquPr2, whole genome shotgun sequence, encodes the following:
- the PABPC1L2A gene encoding polyadenylate-binding protein 1-like 2, with protein sequence MASLYVGDLHPEVTEAMLYEKFSPAGPILSIRICRDKITRRSLGYAYVNYQQPVDAKRALETLNFDVIKGRPVRIMWSQRDPSLRKSGVGNVFIKNLGKTIDNKALYNIFSAFGNILSCKVACDEKGPKGYGFVHFQKQESAERAIDAMNGMFLNYRKIFVGRFKSHKEREAERGAWARQSTSADVKDFEEDTDEEATFR